A single Pelotomaculum isophthalicicum JI DNA region contains:
- a CDS encoding Ig-like domain-containing protein — MHNGWTRFPRPAVFVLSISGDKGSMITPAVKNIWLCKLFVKLLVLLLLVGLSNLMAPMAALADQSDSVEITGDGVTAPVTLTLSQLEGMKQYEHVYSVINTWPTKKWYIGKGVKLRDLLALAGMTEEARLIRFVSNDGYEVTLTVKELFKDKRYYFSRLMDNHASDGSVPGSPEGAREVEPILALISSEGSDNPAEMNDRDALLLLIGQRAVTEQNNNLFLKYVAKIEVLTDAPPKWDSPKASVAGGEVPAGTKIELSNKHNDADKVYYTTDGSIPTINSPMYNKSAKRWWPLRPDDLDSVNRPIEIKKDTVIKAVTIGPGKEDSDVVTFTYKADLTGKAADPAKRPAGPPTKITLDQDTASLKVGNTIELVASIEPYNTMDHDVTWSSSDTRVATVDGNGLVTVVGPGTATITARTVAGNLSASCVVHGQSLTNAGSQQSGSREMPKKAPVPESGRRSPAENEIIATNRQSPAEKKAAAGDSTTADRQPEIPAEQPVPEANRQYLAEKKEVAAASTTGGVTPEQPDVQPWRVFEMSADDIPLKLQEEADIQDGYAAVVFLLLFLTGAIKRYLEYAKEVAR, encoded by the coding sequence GTGCACAACGGCTGGACGCGTTTTCCGCGCCCGGCTGTTTTTGTTTTGTCAATTTCTGGCGATAAGGGGAGTATGATCACGCCGGCAGTTAAAAATATATGGCTCTGTAAGCTCTTTGTGAAATTACTGGTATTGCTGCTGCTCGTAGGCTTATCCAACCTGATGGCGCCCATGGCGGCCCTGGCCGATCAGTCGGACTCGGTGGAGATCACCGGGGACGGAGTGACTGCCCCCGTGACCTTGACCCTGTCCCAGCTCGAGGGCATGAAACAATACGAGCACGTGTACAGTGTGATCAACACCTGGCCTACCAAAAAGTGGTACATAGGGAAAGGTGTCAAGCTGAGGGACCTGCTCGCCCTGGCGGGGATGACAGAAGAGGCCAGGCTGATCAGATTTGTGTCGAACGACGGGTACGAAGTGACGCTTACAGTTAAGGAGTTGTTCAAAGACAAGCGCTATTATTTCTCGCGCTTAATGGACAACCATGCCAGCGACGGGAGCGTTCCAGGCTCTCCGGAGGGCGCGCGGGAGGTGGAGCCGATCCTTGCCCTGATCAGCAGCGAGGGCAGTGACAACCCCGCCGAAATGAACGACCGGGACGCGCTGCTGCTGCTCATCGGGCAGCGGGCGGTTACCGAGCAGAACAATAACTTGTTTTTAAAATATGTGGCTAAAATCGAGGTGCTTACCGACGCCCCACCCAAATGGGACAGCCCGAAGGCGAGCGTGGCCGGCGGAGAGGTGCCCGCGGGGACCAAGATCGAGCTCAGCAATAAGCACAATGACGCGGACAAGGTGTATTACACCACGGACGGCAGCATCCCGACCATTAACAGCCCGATGTACAACAAGAGCGCAAAGCGGTGGTGGCCGCTGCGGCCGGACGATTTGGACAGCGTCAACCGGCCCATCGAGATTAAAAAGGACACGGTGATCAAGGCCGTCACCATCGGTCCCGGCAAAGAGGACAGCGACGTTGTAACCTTTACCTATAAAGCTGATCTCACGGGCAAAGCGGCGGACCCGGCGAAGAGGCCGGCCGGGCCGCCCACCAAGATCACCCTCGACCAGGACACGGCCAGTCTCAAAGTCGGTAACACCATTGAGTTGGTGGCGAGCATAGAACCATACAACACCATGGACCACGACGTGACCTGGAGTTCCAGCGACACCAGGGTGGCCACGGTCGACGGCAACGGCCTGGTGACGGTGGTCGGCCCCGGCACGGCCACCATCACCGCGAGGACTGTGGCCGGGAACCTGTCGGCTTCCTGCGTCGTGCATGGTCAAAGCCTGACTAACGCAGGTTCTCAGCAGAGCGGGTCGCGGGAGATGCCCAAAAAAGCGCCAGTGCCGGAGAGTGGACGGCGTTCCCCGGCGGAAAATGAGATTATCGCCACCAACCGGCAGAGCCCGGCGGAGAAAAAGGCGGCTGCCGGCGATTCGACAACTGCCGATAGGCAGCCGGAGATACCTGCCGAACAGCCGGTGCCGGAAGCCAACCGGCAGTACCTGGCGGAAAAAAAGGAAGTTGCCGCCGCTTCAACTACCGGCGGTGTCACCCCGGAGCAGCCGGATGTACAACCCTGGCGTGTTTTCGAGATGTCGGCCGATGATATACCCTTGAAGTTACAGGAGGAGGCAGATATACAGGACGGTTACGCGGCGGTTGTGTTTCTACTCCTGTTTCTAACCGGCGCGATTAAGAGGTACTTGGAATACGCAAAGGAGGTAGCTAGGTGA
- a CDS encoding molybdopterin-dependent oxidoreductase, translating into MVLKKGVCLYVVLLLVCCVLAGCSLQKAAAVNPEYEGQKIVIEGDMDAPKEITVVEMRALTQKKLDANFNRTTGLLEEFKAAGPTVQDVLAHAGIKFEDYKGVGFVGKDGYYCLVTPEIMSSREMILAINIDGRSELPDELSPARLCVQGEFGPYWVKMVDKIVLYKEIPEKSISSVWVFKNLTQGIEPYQYEYYGSKDDAIELAQVFSRFDNVNNKAFFTMKSSDGFKKNEALNMVSKRYYIKIEGEGAPMNMSPNIKLGMNVQRIAWFSTNADAAVFPEELIKLTGEKEVGGQKGIPLQAMLEEVQVKGIEGKQFEVTGTDGGSVNVSGRDLAEGILIIKGDGTYPVVWTEGKGLSPIGNLMRIRSMD; encoded by the coding sequence GTGGTTTTAAAAAAAGGCGTATGTCTTTATGTGGTTTTACTTCTGGTATGCTGCGTCCTGGCCGGCTGTTCCCTGCAGAAGGCCGCCGCTGTCAATCCGGAGTATGAAGGTCAGAAGATCGTTATTGAAGGCGATATGGACGCGCCCAAAGAGATCACCGTGGTAGAAATGCGGGCGCTGACCCAGAAAAAACTGGATGCCAACTTCAACCGGACCACGGGCCTTCTGGAAGAATTTAAAGCGGCCGGCCCCACCGTTCAGGATGTACTGGCTCACGCGGGTATTAAATTTGAGGATTACAAGGGCGTCGGCTTTGTGGGTAAGGACGGTTACTACTGTCTGGTGACGCCGGAAATCATGAGCAGCCGGGAGATGATTCTGGCAATAAACATCGACGGGCGGAGCGAACTGCCGGATGAACTGAGTCCCGCGCGGCTGTGCGTGCAGGGGGAGTTCGGACCTTACTGGGTGAAAATGGTCGACAAGATTGTTTTATACAAGGAGATCCCGGAAAAAAGCATTTCTTCCGTCTGGGTCTTTAAAAACCTCACGCAAGGGATTGAACCTTACCAGTATGAGTATTACGGCAGTAAAGACGACGCCATCGAGCTGGCGCAAGTCTTTTCCCGCTTTGACAACGTGAACAACAAGGCCTTCTTTACCATGAAATCATCGGACGGTTTCAAGAAAAATGAAGCGTTGAACATGGTCAGCAAGCGCTATTACATCAAAATTGAGGGTGAAGGCGCTCCCATGAACATGTCGCCCAACATCAAACTGGGTATGAACGTGCAGCGTATCGCCTGGTTTTCCACAAACGCGGACGCGGCGGTATTCCCTGAAGAATTGATCAAATTGACCGGAGAGAAGGAGGTTGGCGGGCAAAAGGGCATCCCCTTGCAGGCCATGCTGGAAGAAGTGCAGGTCAAGGGCATCGAGGGAAAACAGTTTGAGGTCACCGGCACGGACGGCGGGAGCGTCAATGTCAGCGGCCGGGACCTGGCCGAGGGAATTCTGATCATTAAAGGTGACGGCACTTACCCGGTGGTCTGGACCGAAGGAAAAGGGCTGAGTCCCATCGGCAACTTGATGCGCATCCGTTCAATGGATTAG
- a CDS encoding DUF2149 domain-containing protein, which produces MDGGLRSRRRGTPEEVNPMDGAINIVDAMLVFACGLMLSLVMHWNVDLGRIGERVNLERGREVLQDPEIRDDLIETEEGRGRLYEKMGTVYKDPATGQLFMLTNQ; this is translated from the coding sequence GTGGACGGGGGACTGAGAAGCAGGAGACGCGGAACGCCTGAGGAGGTCAATCCCATGGATGGCGCCATCAACATTGTGGACGCCATGCTGGTGTTTGCCTGCGGGCTGATGCTCTCCCTGGTCATGCACTGGAATGTCGACCTGGGCCGAATAGGTGAGCGCGTCAACCTGGAGCGCGGCCGCGAGGTTTTGCAAGATCCGGAAATACGGGACGATCTGATCGAAACCGAAGAGGGCCGGGGCAGGCTTTATGAAAAGATGGGCACGGTTTACAAAGACCCTGCCACGGGGCAGTTGTTCATGTTAACCAACCAGTAG
- a CDS encoding FMN-binding protein, which translates to MRKYIIVMLAAAVMALIITGCSDSKKMTDRQKEAFQELLGSDQSIAGANVKAIELPEEAAKKFPAVKKVFEITAGSRKYYAFAASPRGYRSTIDLFILIDGAQKEVTGIKVLRHDETPEYAGSLTREWFLNRFRNKSAGAYLNRVVLEASQPNDVIQITCATVSSQAVINGVNAAMGTYREVILGEEAPPVPLAVEEFVTEIR; encoded by the coding sequence GTGCGAAAATACATAATTGTAATGCTTGCCGCGGCGGTTATGGCATTGATCATAACAGGGTGTTCGGATTCAAAGAAGATGACCGACCGTCAGAAGGAGGCATTTCAGGAATTACTCGGCAGTGACCAAAGTATTGCTGGTGCAAATGTTAAAGCCATTGAACTGCCGGAGGAAGCGGCGAAAAAGTTTCCGGCTGTGAAAAAAGTGTTTGAGATAACCGCCGGATCACGGAAATATTACGCCTTTGCCGCAAGCCCGCGGGGATACCGGAGCACTATTGATCTTTTCATCTTAATAGACGGAGCCCAAAAAGAGGTGACGGGGATCAAAGTATTGCGGCATGACGAAACACCCGAATACGCGGGAAGCCTGACCAGGGAATGGTTTTTAAACAGATTCAGGAACAAGAGCGCCGGCGCCTATCTAAATCGAGTGGTTTTGGAGGCGTCCCAGCCTAACGACGTGATTCAGATCACCTGTGCCACGGTCAGTTCACAGGCGGTCATTAACGGGGTCAATGCCGCCATGGGAACCTACCGCGAGGTGATCCTGGGCGAGGAAGCACCGCCGGTGCCTCTTGCAGTGGAGGAATTTGTCACGGAAATCAGGTAG
- a CDS encoding DUF5305 family protein, whose product MVINLKPIKNINDQGWKHRMDRRVRLACLAMCAALLALTSFLFLKSLFWHGTARETVPLVSYNQTARVDYRVYFIPGNNLYAENSLGAGNVYMTNFVDYITTSFKYTFSADRVSEVRGEYGIVALAEALAGKENTKIWQREFVLLPKKAFSGNERTVSVQEELPLRLPEYNTFASMVIKDTELIPNEVNLTVRWNVDVEAVTDSGQIKDQIAPTLVVPLVRKAFEIGGEPVKEKPGAISATRSVPAQTDRKKAALYGAAAGLSAVILALLLRFTGGSAGRTDPLEARFRRIVKKYGYRMAVIEGEIPGERGNAIPVRSVDDLALIADELNKPVMYRPLSETDNMATFYVFDEPKLFVYELKKEG is encoded by the coding sequence ATGGTTATTAACTTGAAGCCAATTAAAAATATAAATGATCAAGGCTGGAAGCACCGGATGGACAGGAGAGTCAGGCTGGCCTGCCTGGCTATGTGCGCGGCGCTGCTGGCCCTGACATCGTTCCTGTTTTTGAAGTCCCTTTTTTGGCACGGCACGGCGCGGGAGACAGTGCCGCTGGTTTCCTACAACCAGACAGCCCGGGTGGACTACCGGGTCTACTTTATCCCGGGCAACAACCTGTACGCCGAAAATAGCCTCGGGGCGGGCAACGTGTACATGACCAACTTCGTTGATTACATCACTACCTCTTTCAAGTACACCTTCAGCGCCGACCGGGTGTCCGAGGTCAGGGGCGAATACGGAATAGTCGCCCTGGCGGAAGCGCTGGCCGGCAAGGAAAACACAAAAATCTGGCAGCGGGAATTTGTGCTGCTGCCGAAAAAAGCCTTTAGCGGCAATGAACGGACCGTCTCCGTCCAGGAGGAGTTGCCGCTGCGCCTGCCGGAATACAATACCTTCGCCAGTATGGTGATCAAGGATACGGAGCTGATTCCGAACGAGGTCAACCTGACCGTGCGCTGGAACGTGGACGTGGAAGCCGTTACGGACAGCGGGCAAATCAAGGATCAGATAGCCCCGACCCTGGTGGTGCCGCTGGTCCGGAAAGCTTTTGAGATCGGCGGGGAGCCGGTTAAAGAAAAGCCCGGCGCCATCAGCGCGACCAGGTCCGTGCCGGCCCAAACCGACCGGAAAAAGGCCGCCCTGTACGGCGCGGCCGCCGGCCTCAGCGCCGTCATCCTGGCCCTGCTGCTCCGGTTCACCGGCGGAAGCGCGGGGCGGACCGATCCCCTGGAGGCCAGGTTCAGGCGAATTGTTAAAAAATACGGCTACCGCATGGCCGTCATCGAGGGAGAGATCCCTGGCGAACGCGGGAACGCGATCCCGGTCCGGTCCGTGGACGACCTGGCGCTGATTGCCGACGAGCTGAACAAGCCCGTCATGTACCGGCCGCTTTCGGAAACCGATAATATGGCGACGTTTTATGTCTTCGACGAGCCAAAGTTGTTTGTTTATGAATTAAAAAAGGAGGGATAA
- a CDS encoding MotA/TolQ/ExbB proton channel family protein has product MTISVLTPLKDTMHVISSALLMPTVAVLLLLLAFTVIELGGLLVETLMERRRARVRVPELVDAFQGKEAVQIMDEIENSRLFRRQKAALGELIKHRHLPATSLQALARRLLAGEELHYAGITNRTDLVARLGPMFGLMATLIPLGPGMIALGQGDTRTLADSLLTAFDATVTGLAAAGIAFAISRLRKRWYEDYLSSLEALLESLLEVFARGRGTEKQETRNA; this is encoded by the coding sequence GTGACAATATCTGTGTTAACCCCGTTGAAAGATACAATGCATGTCATCTCGTCGGCTTTACTAATGCCTACCGTCGCGGTCCTGCTGCTGTTACTGGCCTTTACCGTGATTGAACTGGGCGGCCTGCTTGTGGAAACCCTCATGGAGCGGCGCCGGGCACGGGTAAGGGTGCCGGAGTTGGTTGACGCCTTTCAGGGGAAAGAAGCCGTTCAGATCATGGACGAGATCGAAAATAGCCGGTTGTTCCGGCGCCAGAAAGCGGCTCTGGGCGAGTTGATCAAGCACCGCCATTTGCCCGCCACCTCCCTGCAGGCCCTGGCCCGCCGGCTGCTTGCCGGCGAGGAACTGCATTACGCCGGGATCACCAACAGGACCGACCTGGTGGCCCGCCTGGGGCCCATGTTCGGGTTGATGGCCACTCTGATTCCACTGGGGCCGGGCATGATCGCCCTGGGCCAGGGCGACACCAGGACCCTGGCCGACTCCCTGCTCACCGCCTTTGACGCCACGGTGACCGGCCTGGCCGCCGCCGGCATCGCCTTTGCCATCTCCCGGCTGCGCAAAAGGTGGTATGAGGATTACTTGAGTTCACTTGAGGCCTTGCTGGAAAGCTTACTGGAGGTGTTCGCCCGTGGACGGGGGACTGAGAAGCAGGAGACGCGGAACGCCTGA
- a CDS encoding FN3 associated domain-containing protein, protein MFKKIGLITFLLVIGLSLLTGCQGQKREVNPASAGRAPESQVNQAAGKAGSGEVVLTVKGSGVEHETKYNLDELKSMTDALAGECYSTVNNWPAKKFFVGKGVLVSQLLRKAGIKDEARTITVTAADGYNATLTREQLDEKRYCFPNLQKGSAEGAREVPAILAWEHQEGASDLSKAVGGNLRLLFGQKGMNDVVTAAYVKDVATIEVSTAPPGRWDVVGAEPAPGKVKRGTGVVLSHPGLDRVKIYYTLDGSTPDIKSLVYNPSATYFQPDLIKPIPVDKPVTIKAIVIGYGKHDSQVATFKYDVE, encoded by the coding sequence ATGTTTAAAAAGATAGGGTTGATCACGTTCTTGCTGGTCATTGGGCTGAGCCTTTTGACAGGATGTCAAGGCCAAAAACGGGAGGTAAACCCGGCTTCAGCCGGCAGGGCGCCGGAAAGTCAAGTCAATCAAGCCGCCGGGAAAGCCGGCAGTGGAGAGGTCGTCCTGACCGTCAAGGGATCCGGGGTGGAGCATGAAACGAAGTATAACCTCGACGAATTGAAAAGCATGACGGATGCCCTGGCCGGTGAGTGTTACTCGACCGTTAACAACTGGCCTGCGAAAAAATTTTTTGTGGGTAAAGGCGTCCTGGTTTCCCAGTTGTTGCGCAAGGCCGGGATCAAGGATGAGGCCCGGACGATCACCGTCACGGCCGCGGACGGTTATAACGCCACTTTGACCAGAGAACAATTGGATGAAAAACGGTATTGTTTCCCGAACTTGCAGAAGGGAAGCGCGGAGGGGGCGCGTGAGGTTCCGGCGATCCTGGCCTGGGAGCATCAGGAAGGCGCCAGCGACTTGAGCAAGGCGGTCGGCGGTAACCTGCGCCTGCTTTTCGGCCAGAAAGGAATGAACGACGTGGTCACTGCCGCCTATGTCAAAGATGTGGCTACCATCGAAGTGTCGACCGCGCCGCCCGGCCGGTGGGACGTGGTTGGAGCAGAGCCCGCGCCCGGCAAGGTCAAGCGGGGGACCGGCGTCGTTTTGAGCCATCCCGGCCTGGACCGGGTCAAGATCTATTACACCTTGGACGGGAGCACTCCGGATATTAAAAGCCTGGTGTACAACCCCAGCGCGACGTACTTCCAACCGGACCTGATCAAGCCGATCCCGGTGGACAAACCGGTTACCATCAAAGCTATTGTGATTGGCTACGGGAAACACGACAGCCAGGTGGCAACGTTTAAGTACGACGTGGAGTAG
- a CDS encoding chitobiase/beta-hexosaminidase C-terminal domain-containing protein, with the protein MKGNTFFHKKYCLFWIVIIFCIIFASGCKGGGVAQKDQSGPAGEQAVVFSGNGMVKETRMTMKEMLEVPEARYEHVYSAINNWPTKKKYAARGVKLAALLEAAGLKDEARCLTVKGKDGFEWSFTREQLLGTKRYYFPGVLAGDPAGAEPVEPIIAYEYLENSDNLSEARADDLCLIVPQANVNEQTNYAFVKGVGEIVAAVEDPGRWPVAAVFPPEGKIAGGDTVKLQHKDLGLVKMYYTLDGSTPTENSTLYNPSTYQPELNKPIRIDQDTTIKVLVKGFGKHDSDIAEFHYQVRQGG; encoded by the coding sequence ATGAAAGGGAACACTTTTTTCCACAAGAAATATTGTCTCTTCTGGATTGTGATCATATTCTGCATCATCTTTGCCTCCGGGTGTAAGGGCGGGGGAGTTGCCCAAAAGGATCAGAGCGGCCCCGCCGGGGAGCAGGCGGTTGTCTTCAGCGGCAACGGCATGGTTAAGGAAACCCGGATGACCATGAAAGAGATGCTGGAAGTGCCTGAGGCCCGGTATGAGCACGTGTATTCCGCCATCAACAACTGGCCCACCAAAAAGAAGTATGCGGCGCGGGGAGTGAAATTGGCCGCGCTGCTGGAGGCCGCCGGCCTCAAGGACGAGGCCAGATGCCTTACGGTTAAAGGTAAGGACGGGTTTGAATGGTCGTTTACACGAGAGCAGTTGCTAGGTACCAAAAGATATTATTTCCCTGGCGTGCTGGCTGGCGATCCGGCAGGGGCCGAACCGGTGGAGCCGATTATCGCTTACGAGTACCTGGAAAACAGCGACAATCTAAGCGAGGCCAGAGCGGACGATTTATGCCTGATCGTGCCGCAGGCCAATGTCAATGAACAGACCAATTACGCCTTTGTCAAGGGGGTCGGCGAGATCGTCGCGGCTGTGGAAGACCCGGGCCGTTGGCCGGTGGCCGCCGTTTTCCCCCCGGAAGGGAAGATTGCCGGGGGCGACACGGTAAAACTGCAGCATAAGGATCTGGGCCTGGTAAAAATGTATTACACCCTGGACGGCTCCACGCCGACAGAAAACAGCACGCTATATAATCCCAGCACCTATCAGCCGGAGTTGAACAAACCGATCAGGATTGATCAAGATACTACCATCAAGGTTCTGGTCAAGGGTTTCGGCAAACATGACAGCGATATCGCCGAGTTTCACTATCAGGTCAGGCAAGGAGGTTGA
- a CDS encoding FN3 associated domain-containing protein produces MTNPTTFTVAQLQAYVNRIEVLTTQPSQWDSSIQASPASGPPPANGQVALSIPGTPDNGLEDTDKIYYTTDGSTPTLNSPIYNWIGSRWWYDHPGLNTINHPITVSTTGKTAIKAVRIGPPGQNNQNGKTNSDVQTFVYTNRAKGDIDYDGYIDVTDLGIMIDIISAEYTPNDFEIYAADLDSDGYVDVTDYGMLIDLISG; encoded by the coding sequence GTGACGAATCCCACTACCTTCACCGTGGCCCAACTCCAGGCCTATGTGAACAGAATTGAAGTGCTCACCACCCAACCTAGTCAATGGGATAGCTCCATTCAGGCTAGTCCGGCCAGCGGGCCGCCCCCGGCCAACGGCCAGGTGGCGCTGTCCATACCCGGTACCCCAGACAACGGGCTGGAAGACACGGACAAGATTTACTATACCACTGACGGCAGCACCCCGACCCTGAACAGCCCGATCTATAACTGGATTGGCAGCAGATGGTGGTATGACCACCCAGGTCTGAACACAATCAATCACCCGATCACCGTCAGCACTACCGGTAAAACAGCGATCAAGGCCGTCAGGATCGGACCCCCCGGCCAAAACAACCAAAACGGAAAAACGAACAGCGATGTGCAAACCTTCGTCTACACCAACCGCGCCAAGGGGGATATCGACTACGACGGCTACATCGATGTCACAGACCTGGGGATAATGATCGACATTATCAGTGCCGAGTATACCCCCAATGATTTTGAGATTTACGCCGCTGATCTCGACTCCGACGGCTACGTTGACGTCACGGATTACGGCATGCTTATAGACTTGATCTCGGGCTAG
- a CDS encoding stalk domain-containing protein, whose product MTLTLAQLQAMEQYQHVYSCINTWPTKKWYVGKGVKLRDLLAKAGMLETAKLIKFTAKDGYTVTLTVQELLKDKRYYFPRFKTGGDGDGNTPGDPSGAEEVEPILGLVSVEGSNNPKYMNDMNALLLMIGQRAVTEQTGNLFVKYISKIEVLTTEPEKWDAPQANPGGGVVPEGTMVALSNAHNDDDKIYYTTDGSTPDLNSPMYNWIAKRWWSARADVLGTINHPVGPINKNTTIKAVTIGPGKLNSDVVTFSYQIAGTESASATTAGTAGLENQRKDETPGSPPVKVIKLTIGQTGASVGGSPFTLDAVPYVNTKVERTLVPVRFVSEALGAGVKWNAETGQVTITGAGKEIVLTPGSTSVLVNGQTAAIDCVPETIPPGRTFVPLRFVSENLGAKVDYNAETGEITITK is encoded by the coding sequence GTGACGCTGACCCTGGCCCAACTCCAGGCCATGGAGCAATACCAGCATGTGTACAGTTGCATCAACACCTGGCCCACCAAGAAATGGTACGTGGGCAAGGGAGTTAAGTTACGGGACTTGCTGGCCAAGGCGGGGATGCTTGAGACGGCCAAGTTAATTAAGTTCACTGCTAAGGACGGCTACACGGTGACGCTGACGGTGCAGGAATTATTAAAAGACAAGCGTTATTACTTCCCGCGTTTCAAGACCGGCGGCGACGGTGACGGGAATACGCCCGGCGACCCGTCGGGCGCGGAAGAGGTGGAGCCCATCCTCGGTCTAGTGAGCGTCGAGGGCAGCAATAACCCCAAGTATATGAACGACATGAATGCTTTGCTGCTGATGATCGGACAGCGGGCGGTCACCGAGCAGACCGGTAATTTGTTTGTTAAATACATAAGTAAAATTGAGGTACTCACCACCGAGCCGGAAAAATGGGACGCTCCGCAGGCGAATCCGGGCGGCGGCGTGGTGCCTGAGGGGACCATGGTGGCGCTGAGCAACGCCCACAATGACGATGACAAGATTTACTACACGACGGACGGCAGCACCCCGGACTTGAACAGTCCGATGTACAACTGGATTGCCAAGCGGTGGTGGTCGGCACGGGCGGATGTTCTGGGCACGATCAACCACCCGGTCGGGCCAATCAATAAAAACACGACGATTAAGGCTGTGACAATAGGCCCCGGCAAGCTGAACAGCGACGTGGTCACCTTCTCCTACCAGATTGCCGGAACAGAGAGCGCTTCCGCAACCACGGCGGGCACAGCCGGCCTGGAGAATCAAAGGAAAGATGAAACACCGGGCAGTCCGCCGGTAAAAGTGATCAAGCTCACCATCGGACAAACGGGAGCCAGTGTTGGCGGTAGCCCCTTCACCCTGGACGCGGTGCCTTACGTCAATACCAAGGTCGAACGCACCCTGGTGCCGGTGCGGTTTGTCAGCGAGGCCCTGGGCGCCGGAGTGAAATGGAATGCTGAGACTGGGCAGGTAACCATCACCGGTGCAGGGAAAGAGATTGTCCTGACCCCGGGCTCCACCAGCGTGCTTGTAAACGGACAGACGGCGGCCATCGACTGCGTCCCCGAAACCATACCGCCCGGGCGCACCTTCGTTCCCCTCCGGTTTGTCAGCGAGAACCTGGGGGCGAAAGTGGACTACAATGCTGAAACCGGGGAGATCACGATTACTAAATAA
- a CDS encoding molybdopterin-dependent oxidoreductase, with protein sequence MTETGKELNPKKLLGLGILLLAFIIAVFAFLNRDREGLREGQLLIKAEGVRLGVLTVDDLRKLPEVRKRMVINSTSGLTRHEFTGTPLAAVLDSVDHGLTQKYARIVTRGIDNYTSGVSMSEILRPDNVYVVYSDYGKPLKTKTGGEGTIQIVVCDDEFGQRFTNYLVSLELQ encoded by the coding sequence ATGACTGAAACAGGTAAGGAATTAAACCCAAAAAAGCTTCTCGGCCTGGGAATTCTGCTGCTGGCATTTATTATAGCTGTTTTCGCGTTCTTGAACCGCGACAGGGAAGGACTGCGGGAAGGTCAATTATTGATTAAAGCGGAAGGTGTCAGGCTAGGCGTCCTGACGGTGGATGACCTTCGCAAATTACCGGAGGTGCGAAAAAGAATGGTCATAAATTCCACCAGCGGACTGACGAGACACGAATTTACCGGTACTCCGCTGGCGGCCGTGCTGGACAGCGTAGATCATGGTCTGACACAAAAGTACGCCAGGATTGTCACGAGGGGCATCGACAACTACACCTCGGGAGTAAGCATGTCCGAAATCTTGCGGCCGGATAATGTATATGTTGTTTATTCTGATTACGGAAAACCGTTAAAAACGAAGACAGGCGGGGAGGGAACCATACAAATCGTTGTTTGCGATGATGAGTTCGGACAGCGCTTTACCAATTATCTGGTGAGCCTGGAATTGCAGTAA